AGCTGATCCCGAGCCGCAGGGTTCAACGGGATCGGAAGACGCCCCGCTCCGCCGTCGCCTGATCCGCTTCGGCGGATCGCGACTGGGCGGGCTGATCCTCGCGCTGAACCTGCTCAGCCTGCTGATCCTGTTCGGGGGTGCCTTGGCGCTCAACGAGTGGAACCGCGGCCTCGTGCAGGCGCGTCAGGAAAGCCTGATGGTCCAGGCCGAGTTGCTGTCCAATGTTCTGGGCCAGCTGGGCATCACCGAGGGCGAGCCCGAGCCCACCCTCGACCCCATTCAAGCCAGCCGCTGGCTCCGCGACAACTTCATTCCCACCGGCCAGCGCGCGCGGCTCTATGACAGTTTCGGGCTTCTGGTGTCCGACAGCTTCGCCGTGTCGGACAAGATCCCCGGCGAACCGCTGCCGCCTGCCCGGCCCGCTGGATCGCCGGCGCCGGACACCGCCAACGTCGCGCAGGAACAGGCCGACCTGTCGCGCGCCAACACCGCTCTGGGCGAGGAGATCGAGGCGGCGTTGGCGGGCGAGCCCCAAGCCACCGTGCGCCGGTCCGAGAACGGCGACCGGGTCGTGTCCGTGTCCCTGCCGGTGCGCCATGTGCAGCAGGTGCTGGGCGTGCTGACGCTGGAGGCCGGCGACGTCGACCAGATCCTGGGGGCCCAGCGCAAGGCCCTGGTTCCGTTCGCCCTCGTGGCGCTGGCCGTGAACCTCTTGGCCAGCCTGTTGCTGCATCTGTTCGTGGCGCGGCCGGTCATGCGCCTGTCGGCGGCGGCGGATCAGGTCCGGCTGCAGCGGGCCCGCGCCATCTCCCTGCCCGATCTGGAGGACCGTCGCGACGAGATCGGCGATCTGGCGCGGTCGCTGGAGTCGATGACCGAGACGCTGTCTGCCCGGATGGACGCGATCGAACGGTTCGCCGCCGATGTGGCGCACGAGATCAAGAACCCCCTGACCTCGATCCGGTCGGCGCTGGAGACGCTGGATCTGGTGCGGGACAAGGACAAGCGAGACCGGCTGACCCTGGTTCTGCAGCAGGATGTGAAACGGCTGGACCGCCTCATCACCGACATCTCGAACGCTTCGCGTCTGGATGCCGAACTGTCGCGGGATCAGCCGCGTCCCGTCGACCTGAAGCCGCTGCTGAGCGATATCGTCGGGGTCTACGAAACGACGGCCAAGCCGGGCGAGGCCCCCGTGCTGCTGGATCTGGCGCTGGACGGTCCGGCCCGCGTCATGGGCCGGGACGGTCCCCTGGGTCAGGTCTTCCGCAATCTGATCGACAACGCCCGCTCGTTCAGCCCGCCGGGCCGGGCGGTGCGCGTTTCCGTGAGTCGCGACGACGCCGATCCGGACCGCAGTCTGTCGATCCGCGTGGACGACGACGGCCCGGGCATCCCGCCGGAGAATCTGGAGACCGTCTTCCAGCGTTTCTATACCTCGCGTCCGCGCGGCACGGCGTTCGGGTCCAATTCGGGCCTCGGCCTGTCCATCGTGCGCCAGATCGTCGAGGCCCACGGCGGTCGCGTCGTCGCTTCCAATCGCACCGGCCCGGACGGAAGCATCGAAGGCGCGATGTTCGAGGTGACCCTGCCTGCCGCCGGTCGCCGCGGGTGACCGTAGAAGGGACGGCCCCGCCGATCCACGCGACGGCCGTGGCCGTGTTCGGTCACGGCGGCTGGCGCGGGGCCCTGCTGACGGGACCTTCGGGCGCGGGCAAGAGCGATCTGGCGCTCCGCCTGATGGCGCGGGGCTGGCGGCTGATCGGCGACGACTATGTCCACGCCTGGGCCTCGGGCGGTGCGCTGTTCGCCACCGCGGTCGAGGCCATCGCCGGGCGGATGGAGGCGCGTGGATTGGGTATCGTCCCGACCGCGTATCGGCCGGCGTCCCGGATCGTTCTGGTGGTGGATTGCGTGCAGGAGGCACCGGAGCGCCTGCCTGAGCCCCGGACGGCCTCCATCGCCGGGGTC
This DNA window, taken from Brevundimonas subvibrioides ATCC 15264, encodes the following:
- a CDS encoding stimulus-sensing domain-containing protein codes for the protein MASAIVTARADPEPQGSTGSEDAPLRRRLIRFGGSRLGGLILALNLLSLLILFGGALALNEWNRGLVQARQESLMVQAELLSNVLGQLGITEGEPEPTLDPIQASRWLRDNFIPTGQRARLYDSFGLLVSDSFAVSDKIPGEPLPPARPAGSPAPDTANVAQEQADLSRANTALGEEIEAALAGEPQATVRRSENGDRVVSVSLPVRHVQQVLGVLTLEAGDVDQILGAQRKALVPFALVALAVNLLASLLLHLFVARPVMRLSAAADQVRLQRARAISLPDLEDRRDEIGDLARSLESMTETLSARMDAIERFAADVAHEIKNPLTSIRSALETLDLVRDKDKRDRLTLVLQQDVKRLDRLITDISNASRLDAELSRDQPRPVDLKPLLSDIVGVYETTAKPGEAPVLLDLALDGPARVMGRDGPLGQVFRNLIDNARSFSPPGRAVRVSVSRDDADPDRSLSIRVDDDGPGIPPENLETVFQRFYTSRPRGTAFGSNSGLGLSIVRQIVEAHGGRVVASNRTGPDGSIEGAMFEVTLPAAGRRG
- a CDS encoding HPr kinase/phosphorylase, producing MTVEGTAPPIHATAVAVFGHGGWRGALLTGPSGAGKSDLALRLMARGWRLIGDDYVHAWASGGALFATAVEAIAGRMEARGLGIVPTAYRPASRIVLVVDCVQEAPERLPEPRTASIAGVSIARVALDIRPASAAETLALAIRRL